Sequence from the Sediminitomix flava genome:
TAAATCAAGACCGTTCACCTGATAATGATAAGGTGTTTTGCTGTGGAGCTTACTAAATAGAAGTGTTTTTATCATGATTGAGATAGTAAATAATTCAGATAAATTAAAAGAGTTATAGGTAGCTATTCCTTAGTGAATAAGCGTAAGATAAACACTCGTTAATTTCTAACACTTACCATTATTATACTATTTAGGTTCCATATTTAAGGAGTTACTTGGTAAAATAATCCCACTATCCAGAATGTAGTTATGAATAATGGGATTGGAAGGATTGTGATTAATGTTCTGAGTGGGCTATTTGATTATGATAGAAATAGGATAAATGTACCAACAAAAATATATTCTCGTTTAAGGTATAAAGACTAAAAAAGTAAACTCAGTTTTAAATACATTTTACTAATTTTCATTCTTAATAAAGAAAATAGTTGGATTAATACTTACACGAAACCATCCCCATTTGTTGATTTTATTTTTGTCCCTAGCAATTCCAGTACTTAATTGTCTTAAATCAATTATTCCTTCTTGTGCAAATAAAAATGAAAAACCACCATCGAACTTAATCTGATTATTTAGTTCATAAGTCGCTATGAAGTCAAATTCTTGACCTAGGGATATATCGGTTAAATCCCCTGAAGAATTTAATAATTGACGCCCTATTGATTTAAAAAGGTGATAATTTGCATTTAGCTTCCAATTATCACGAATATTAAACTTCAACTTAGCATAGTAATCTTGTAAGCCTACATTATCTACATGCCTTCCTCCAACATAATAATAGTCCATTAATCCATTGAATTTGTGATTCATTCCATACAATGGATTAAATGCTTTATTACTACCATCGTCAATAACATCGTTACCAGATAGGAGTTCTCCCCCAACGATTATCTCTACTAATTCATACAATTTCCCCCTTAGCTCTAAAAGCAAGTTATATGCATTGATATTTCTATTTACCCCATCTTTCCCAGTTTGGTAATAACCATTAAGAGTCACATCTAAAAACTCTAAATTAAATAGTAAACGTCCACCCATTGTCTGACTGAAACGGATTTTAAGATCACTTGCAGTAAAGTTAGGATCAATAGACTCAACTTGTTCAATTCCATTATTGAGAAAAAGAAAGCTTAATTGGAGTTTCTTAAAACTCTTATTTAGCCATACAAACTGTAGTGTTTTGTAGTTGTTACTTGAGTAGGCCTGCCTATATAGATTTTCTTCATCCGTTTGATACCCTCCGCCTACATGTATTTTGAATAAACCTTCATATGTGAAAACTATAGCTTCATGAACTAAGCCTTGTTGCGCCCAATCCACATTACCTAATATTCGGTAATCATCATATTTTAGTTCTTGTCGCCCCACTTTTATTGAAGTGGATTTACTAATATTAAATTTTGCCCAACCTTCATAAAGGCTAAAGTTTCCATAATCAATATTATTTAATATTGGAGTTGCACCCCATGTCCTTACGTCTTGAAAACTGAATTTTAATTCAATGAAACTTCTTTTATCCTTAAAAAAAGTATTCATTCTAGTCCGTTGAGAAATGAAGTTAGCTGCTACATCTAAATCTTCATCGGTAGGACGAGGCTCACCAAAACCTTTCCGATATTCAAAGCGTGAGCGAATGTCTAGATCTACTTTATATTCTTGTGCATAAACTGAAGATCTAAATAATAGAATTAGTAAAAGTAGAATTGTTTCTATCATAAAACATAAGAGACTTAAAGAAATCGGTACTTTTACTTAAGTTAAATACTCATATTCATATTCATATCCTAGATTTAAGCATAAGAAATAGCCTTAAAAAATCGTATCCTAATTATCAAAAAAGGTTATTACTCTAGAATTAATATATCTTATAAAAGCTCATGTTTTATAAATCTTCTACCTACCTTAATTGATGATTTTTATGATTAGA
This genomic interval carries:
- a CDS encoding alginate export family protein — its product is MIETILLLLILLFRSSVYAQEYKVDLDIRSRFEYRKGFGEPRPTDEDLDVAANFISQRTRMNTFFKDKRSFIELKFSFQDVRTWGATPILNNIDYGNFSLYEGWAKFNISKSTSIKVGRQELKYDDYRILGNVDWAQQGLVHEAIVFTYEGLFKIHVGGGYQTDEENLYRQAYSSNNYKTLQFVWLNKSFKKLQLSFLFLNNGIEQVESIDPNFTASDLKIRFSQTMGGRLLFNLEFLDVTLNGYYQTGKDGVNRNINAYNLLLELRGKLYELVEIIVGGELLSGNDVIDDGSNKAFNPLYGMNHKFNGLMDYYYVGGRHVDNVGLQDYYAKLKFNIRDNWKLNANYHLFKSIGRQLLNSSGDLTDISLGQEFDFIATYELNNQIKFDGGFSFLFAQEGIIDLRQLSTGIARDKNKINKWGWFRVSINPTIFFIKNEN